The following coding sequences are from one Devosia neptuniae window:
- a CDS encoding carbohydrate ABC transporter permease — protein MTRTYTPWALLAIALALAAVYLFPLYWMYVTSLKSGSEIFANPPTFWPLAPNPDIYPQVWARRTMSTFLWNSVVIASGVTAITVILGTGCAYVLARYRSAWIDLGLFAILMLQVLPASVMITPLFVGFNQIGLLNYPRTAVVLAAAAKAMPFFVVLVRATFMSVPRELEEAALVDGNSRVGAFFFIVLPLARNGILVCAILTFMSSFGEYIYSKSIIQSPNLQPASVGLSGFLGPNSSDWNGIMAYSAIYVTPILLVFVILQRRIVSGLTSGALK, from the coding sequence ATGACCCGGACTTATACGCCCTGGGCACTGCTCGCCATCGCGCTGGCATTGGCCGCTGTCTATCTGTTTCCGCTCTATTGGATGTATGTGACCAGCCTCAAATCGGGCTCGGAGATCTTCGCCAATCCGCCAACCTTCTGGCCGCTCGCGCCCAACCCGGATATCTATCCGCAGGTCTGGGCGCGGCGCACCATGTCCACCTTCCTGTGGAACTCGGTGGTGATTGCCTCGGGCGTTACCGCGATCACCGTGATCCTGGGCACGGGCTGCGCCTATGTGCTGGCGCGCTATCGCAGCGCCTGGATCGATCTGGGGCTGTTCGCCATCCTGATGCTGCAGGTATTGCCGGCATCGGTGATGATCACGCCGCTGTTTGTGGGGTTCAACCAGATCGGGCTGCTGAACTATCCGCGGACCGCGGTGGTGCTGGCAGCCGCGGCCAAGGCCATGCCGTTCTTCGTCGTGCTGGTGCGGGCCACGTTCATGAGTGTGCCGCGCGAGCTGGAAGAGGCGGCGCTGGTGGATGGCAATTCGCGGGTGGGGGCGTTTTTCTTCATCGTGCTGCCATTGGCCCGCAATGGCATTCTGGTCTGCGCTATTCTCACCTTCATGAGCTCGTTTGGCGAATATATCTATTCCAAGTCGATCATCCAGAGCCCCAATCTGCAGCCGGCCAGCGTTGGCCTCTCCGGGTTCCTGGGCCCCAATTCGTCGGACTGGAACGGCATCATGGCCTATTCGGCCATCTATGTGACGCCGATCCTTCTCGTCTTCGTCATCCTGCAGCGCCGGATCGTCTCCGGCCTTACCTCGGGAGCTCTCAAATGA
- a CDS encoding LacI family DNA-binding transcriptional regulator, with protein sequence MIGIKRLAEHLNVSIGTVSRALNGKPDVNEATRKRVFEAAAELGYVPNQAGRALRKGSTGVVGFMMQTGSQITGEGDVFFMSVFDGVQTVFARHQLDLVALLCSSEEDPDAYLQRVVARGFADALIISATKRQDHRIDYLAENGIPFVALGRSLTDAGQPWLDLDFEGMAETGVNRLVAKGHRRIGVFAPIDDTNLGFVFVDNYRKTLERHGVAFDPDLVFRTHPNERGGHQIARAIAAMPADKRPTGFVLINEKLSVGLYGGLHEAGLTPGRDIAVIGRDSPHAHYLTPKLTCFRLSLRELGISLAEALLATMPAYAAQYPLGVVRKVLPMELIEGDSDNALPL encoded by the coding sequence ATGATCGGTATCAAGCGTTTGGCCGAGCACCTCAACGTGTCGATCGGCACTGTATCGCGCGCCCTCAATGGCAAGCCCGATGTCAACGAAGCCACCCGCAAGCGCGTATTTGAGGCCGCGGCCGAGCTTGGCTATGTCCCCAACCAGGCCGGCCGCGCCCTGCGCAAGGGCTCCACCGGCGTCGTCGGCTTCATGATGCAGACCGGTTCGCAGATCACCGGCGAAGGCGATGTGTTCTTCATGAGCGTTTTTGACGGCGTGCAAACCGTCTTTGCCCGCCATCAGCTCGATCTCGTCGCCCTGCTCTGTTCATCCGAGGAAGACCCCGACGCCTATCTGCAGCGCGTTGTCGCCCGCGGCTTTGCCGATGCCCTGATCATCTCGGCCACCAAGCGCCAGGATCACCGCATCGATTATCTGGCCGAAAACGGCATTCCCTTTGTCGCCCTCGGCCGCAGCCTGACCGATGCTGGCCAGCCCTGGCTCGATCTCGATTTCGAAGGCATGGCCGAAACAGGGGTCAATCGTCTCGTCGCCAAAGGTCACCGCCGCATCGGCGTTTTTGCCCCGATAGACGATACCAATCTGGGCTTCGTCTTTGTCGACAATTATCGCAAGACACTGGAGCGCCACGGCGTCGCATTCGATCCCGACCTGGTCTTCCGCACCCATCCCAATGAGCGCGGCGGTCACCAGATCGCCCGTGCCATCGCCGCCATGCCGGCCGACAAACGCCCCACCGGCTTTGTGCTGATCAATGAGAAGCTCTCGGTCGGCCTTTATGGCGGCCTGCACGAGGCGGGCCTGACACCCGGGCGCGACATTGCCGTCATCGGCCGCGACAGCCCGCACGCCCATTACCTCACGCCCAAGCTCACCTGCTTCCGTCTCTCGCTGCGCGAGCTGGGCATTAGCCTCGCCGAAGCCCTGCTTGCCACCATGCCCGCCTATGCCGCCCAATATCCGCTGGGCGTCGTTCGCAAGGTTCTGCCCATGGAATTGATCGAAGGCGACAGCGACAACGCCCTCCCCCTTTGA
- a CDS encoding carbohydrate ABC transporter permease, protein MTKFFNSLRDGVGFDLILVGAAMLFLLALAGLPLVYNVLMSFQQVDMFTLGQLIRPFAGIANYVAVVQQPEFWMVTRNTLVFVVGSMTGQFVLGFALAVFFAQKFPGAATIRGLFLVSWVMPGLVVGAIWSWILAGDFGVLNSVLRGLGIIQSNIFWKSDPSFSIWAVIIANIWLGLAFNMLLLSVGLAAIPRDLYEAAELDGANAWQRFWTITLPMMRSTIGAVLSLGLIGTLQQFDLFPALTEGGPANTSNVAGYWSWQLSFQLYDFAKGATVSVMMFVLVLFASILYVRSTRHEVRG, encoded by the coding sequence ATGACGAAGTTTTTCAATAGTTTGCGGGATGGGGTCGGGTTTGACCTGATCCTGGTGGGGGCGGCGATGCTGTTCCTGCTGGCGCTGGCCGGCCTGCCGCTGGTCTATAATGTGCTGATGAGTTTCCAGCAGGTGGATATGTTCACCCTGGGTCAGCTGATCCGCCCCTTTGCCGGCATTGCCAATTATGTGGCGGTGGTGCAGCAGCCCGAATTCTGGATGGTGACCCGCAATACGCTGGTGTTTGTCGTTGGCTCGATGACCGGGCAATTCGTGCTGGGTTTTGCGCTGGCGGTGTTTTTCGCGCAGAAATTTCCGGGGGCGGCGACCATTCGGGGGCTGTTCCTCGTGTCCTGGGTTATGCCGGGGCTAGTGGTGGGCGCGATCTGGAGCTGGATTCTGGCCGGCGATTTCGGCGTGCTCAATTCGGTGCTGCGTGGGCTGGGGATCATCCAGTCCAATATCTTCTGGAAATCGGATCCGAGTTTTTCCATCTGGGCGGTGATCATTGCCAATATCTGGCTGGGCCTGGCCTTCAACATGCTGCTGCTGTCGGTTGGGCTGGCCGCCATTCCGCGCGATCTCTATGAGGCGGCGGAACTGGATGGCGCCAATGCCTGGCAGCGGTTCTGGACCATTACCCTGCCTATGATGCGCTCGACGATCGGGGCGGTGCTGTCGCTGGGGCTGATCGGCACGTTGCAGCAATTCGATCTGTTCCCTGCGCTCACCGAGGGTGGCCCGGCCAATACGTCCAACGTAGCGGGGTACTGGTCCTGGCAGCTCAGCTTCCAGCTTTATGATTTTGCCAAGGGCGCCACGGTTTCGGTGATGATGTTCGTGCTCGTGCTGTTTGCCTCGATCCTTTATGTGCGCTCGACCCGGCATGAGGTGCGCGGATGA
- a CDS encoding sugar phosphate isomerase/epimerase family protein, with protein MSDPAKTIRIGTMIQGTAGKAAENIAAIADLGFESFEPFFWQTTNGQDLAELGKRSLDAIGNRDITISTIGMFGNPLEDQEMDRQTLQGWKDCIDNAHHFGATTVAGFTGRVRNKPLTDSLPRYKEVWSELAKRAADKGVKIAFENCAMDGNWASGDWNIAHNPDAWELMFNETLDDNIGLEWEPCHQLVYLIDPIPQIRKWAHKFFHVHGKDATIRWEVIKEHGIFGKEKFVFMRTPGFGDTNWTDVISELRLAGYEGSIDIEGWHDPVYRDALEMTGQVRGLNYLKNCRGGEFVAMAS; from the coding sequence GTGAGCGATCCAGCCAAGACCATCCGTATCGGCACCATGATCCAGGGCACGGCCGGCAAGGCCGCCGAGAACATTGCGGCCATTGCCGATCTGGGGTTTGAGAGTTTCGAGCCCTTCTTCTGGCAGACGACCAATGGGCAGGACCTGGCCGAGCTGGGCAAGCGCAGTCTCGACGCCATCGGCAATCGCGATATCACGATTTCCACCATCGGCATGTTCGGCAATCCGCTGGAAGACCAGGAAATGGATCGCCAGACCCTGCAGGGCTGGAAGGATTGCATCGACAATGCGCACCATTTCGGCGCGACGACGGTTGCGGGCTTTACCGGCCGCGTGCGCAACAAGCCGCTGACCGATAGCTTGCCGCGCTACAAGGAAGTGTGGTCGGAGCTGGCCAAGCGGGCGGCGGACAAGGGCGTCAAAATCGCGTTTGAGAACTGCGCCATGGATGGCAATTGGGCCAGTGGCGACTGGAACATCGCGCATAATCCCGATGCCTGGGAGCTGATGTTCAACGAGACACTGGATGACAATATCGGGCTCGAATGGGAGCCCTGCCACCAGTTGGTCTATCTGATCGATCCGATCCCCCAGATTCGCAAATGGGCGCACAAATTCTTCCACGTGCATGGCAAGGACGCGACCATCCGCTGGGAAGTGATCAAGGAGCACGGCATTTTCGGCAAGGAAAAGTTCGTCTTTATGCGCACGCCGGGCTTTGGCGATACCAATTGGACCGATGTGATCTCCGAACTGCGCCTCGCCGGCTATGAAGGCTCGATCGATATCGAAGGCTGGCATGACCCGGTCTATCGCGATGCGCTGGAAATGACCGGGCAGGTGCGCGGCCTCAACTATCTCAAGAATTGCCGTGGTGGCGAGTTCGTTGCCATGGCCAGCTAG
- a CDS encoding Gfo/Idh/MocA family protein has product MSKGWLKAILEAPEVAGRVEVVGLVDLDPAVAQARADEFGLGGAVIGTDLDAMLAKVKPDLLFDVVVPVARHDVVATGLKHGCHVLSEKPMATSLAAGQDLIEKAKTAGRVHAVVQNRRFIAGVRRIRRLIESGALGELTALHCDFFIGAHFGGFREQMDNVLLLDMAIHTLDAARFMAGKVPLAVYCLENNPRGSWYSHGAAANAIFEFSDDVVFTYRGSWAAEGANTSWESAWRFVGTKGTLLWDGEDSFEAKVVAGDSGFLRDLKSIDVPELADAAQTHGHASVLAEFLAAIDENRQPETAGNDNIKSLAMVFAAIESAKTKQRVTIAV; this is encoded by the coding sequence ATGTCCAAGGGATGGCTGAAAGCCATTCTGGAAGCGCCGGAGGTGGCGGGCCGGGTCGAGGTCGTCGGCCTGGTCGATCTGGACCCGGCGGTGGCGCAGGCGCGGGCCGACGAATTCGGTCTGGGCGGCGCTGTGATCGGCACCGACCTCGATGCCATGCTGGCCAAGGTCAAGCCGGATCTGCTGTTTGACGTGGTGGTGCCGGTGGCGCGCCATGATGTGGTGGCGACGGGCCTCAAGCACGGCTGTCATGTGTTGAGCGAGAAGCCGATGGCGACGTCGCTGGCGGCGGGGCAGGACCTGATCGAGAAGGCGAAAACGGCCGGGCGGGTGCATGCGGTGGTGCAGAACCGGCGGTTCATTGCCGGGGTGCGGCGCATTCGGCGGCTGATCGAGAGCGGTGCGCTGGGCGAATTGACGGCGCTGCATTGCGATTTCTTCATCGGTGCGCATTTCGGCGGCTTCCGCGAGCAGATGGACAATGTGCTGCTGCTGGATATGGCGATCCATACGCTGGATGCGGCGCGGTTCATGGCGGGCAAGGTGCCGTTGGCGGTCTATTGCCTCGAAAACAATCCGCGCGGCTCCTGGTACAGCCATGGCGCAGCGGCCAATGCGATTTTTGAATTTTCCGACGATGTGGTGTTCACCTATCGCGGGAGCTGGGCGGCCGAGGGCGCCAATACCAGCTGGGAAAGTGCGTGGCGCTTTGTCGGCACCAAGGGCACCCTGTTGTGGGACGGCGAAGACAGCTTCGAGGCCAAGGTGGTGGCGGGGGATAGCGGGTTCCTGCGCGATCTGAAGTCCATCGACGTGCCGGAGTTGGCTGATGCTGCTCAGACGCATGGCCATGCCAGCGTCCTTGCCGAGTTCCTGGCCGCCATCGACGAAAACCGCCAGCCGGAAACCGCCGGCAACGACAATATCAAAAGCCTTGCCATGGTCTTTGCGGCGATCGAGAGCGCCAAGACCAAGCAGCGCGTCACCATTGCAGTTTAG
- a CDS encoding ABC transporter ATP-binding protein → MSAEPQIELVGINKHYGSFHALKNVDLTIPKGAFVALVGPSGCGKSTLLRSLAGLETISGGTMKIAGEQMNGVPPRKRDVAMVFQSYALYPHMTVEQNLTYSLRLKRVPKAEAARAAREVAETTGLTPLLARYPRELSGGQRQRVAMGRAIIRNPKAFLFDEPLSNLDAALRVHMRKEIRALHDRLGATSVYVTHDQIEAMTMADHVVVMRDGVIEQQGSPLELYDTPASKFVAGFIGSPAMNFVPGKVSADGQSVQPDLPGAGSVALGRSVGAGRSVLIGLRPEHLQVGGNGPAVLRLPVSAVESTGSMTYLTLGDDPEIMVVDTGRTSVKAGDTISVSIEPGNVHLFDPATEKAI, encoded by the coding sequence ATGAGTGCAGAGCCGCAAATCGAACTCGTCGGCATCAACAAGCATTATGGCAGCTTCCATGCGCTCAAGAATGTCGACCTAACCATTCCCAAGGGGGCGTTCGTGGCGCTGGTGGGGCCGTCCGGTTGTGGGAAATCCACCTTGCTGCGCTCGCTGGCGGGGCTGGAAACCATCTCGGGCGGCACGATGAAAATCGCCGGCGAGCAGATGAATGGCGTGCCGCCGCGCAAGCGCGACGTAGCCATGGTGTTCCAGAGCTATGCGCTTTATCCGCATATGACGGTGGAGCAGAACCTGACCTATTCGCTGCGCCTCAAGCGGGTGCCCAAGGCGGAGGCGGCTCGGGCAGCGCGCGAAGTGGCGGAGACGACGGGGCTGACGCCGCTGCTGGCGCGGTATCCGCGCGAGTTGTCGGGCGGGCAGCGGCAGCGTGTAGCCATGGGCCGGGCGATCATTCGCAATCCCAAGGCATTCCTGTTCGACGAGCCGCTTTCCAATCTCGATGCGGCGTTGCGGGTGCATATGCGCAAGGAAATCCGCGCGCTGCATGACCGGCTGGGCGCCACTTCGGTTTATGTGACGCATGACCAGATCGAGGCCATGACCATGGCCGACCATGTGGTGGTGATGCGCGATGGGGTGATCGAGCAGCAGGGTTCGCCGCTGGAGCTGTATGACACACCGGCCAGCAAATTCGTGGCGGGCTTTATCGGCTCGCCGGCGATGAATTTCGTGCCGGGGAAAGTGAGCGCGGATGGGCAATCGGTGCAGCCGGATTTGCCGGGCGCTGGCTCGGTTGCGCTGGGCCGTTCGGTTGGGGCAGGGCGCTCGGTGCTGATCGGGTTGCGGCCCGAGCATTTGCAGGTGGGTGGCAATGGTCCGGCGGTGCTGCGGCTGCCGGTTTCAGCGGTCGAATCGACCGGGTCGATGACCTATCTGACGCTGGGCGATGATCCGGAGATCATGGTGGTCGATACCGGGCGCACCAGCGTGAAGGCAGGCGACACGATCTCGGTCAGTATCGAGCCGGGCAATGTGCATCTGTTCGATCCGGCGACGGAGAAGGCGATTTAG
- a CDS encoding ABC transporter substrate-binding protein: MKLTKLGLAAGIALGALLAAGPAMAQVTLKIWSIDGVDRVGIADTFSKEFDEQNEDIVVEYRAIPFDDLVNETLRAFATGNAPDIVSFDNPDFAMFSSRGAMLDITDRIAASTVIKADNYFAGPLNSVSWEGKYFGIPKYTDTIGVFYNKDLFAKAGITEPPTTWEQLAEYAEKLTDPANNVYGVTFSARAGEEGTFQFLPLIQMSGGSYTDVNTDGAIGALELWKKIIDNGWASKDVLSLGQWDSTGTFNSGNAAMAISGPWEVDRMVEDAKFDWGVALLPTLTEGGDRSSALGGFDWGIMSTTKHPDEAFRALEYFASQDNRIFAEFGSIPARSDIPLPASGNALKDAALKVFQEQLKYAQPRGPHPEWQKISKAIYDAMQAALTGQMSAKDALDQAEATIKGIVG; encoded by the coding sequence ATGAAGCTGACTAAACTCGGCCTTGCGGCCGGTATCGCATTGGGCGCGCTGCTGGCGGCGGGACCCGCCATGGCGCAGGTGACACTCAAGATCTGGTCGATCGACGGGGTGGATCGCGTGGGCATTGCCGACACGTTTTCCAAGGAATTCGACGAGCAGAATGAAGACATCGTGGTGGAATACCGCGCCATTCCGTTCGATGACCTGGTGAACGAGACGCTGCGCGCCTTCGCCACCGGTAATGCGCCTGACATCGTCTCGTTCGACAATCCCGATTTCGCGATGTTCTCCTCGCGCGGGGCCATGCTCGACATTACCGACCGCATCGCGGCTTCGACCGTGATCAAGGCCGACAATTATTTCGCCGGTCCGCTGAACTCGGTGAGCTGGGAAGGCAAGTATTTCGGCATTCCGAAATATACCGACACGATCGGCGTGTTCTATAACAAGGACCTGTTTGCCAAGGCCGGCATTACCGAGCCGCCCACGACCTGGGAACAGCTGGCCGAATATGCCGAAAAGCTGACCGATCCGGCCAATAACGTCTATGGCGTGACCTTCTCGGCGCGTGCCGGCGAAGAGGGCACGTTCCAGTTCCTGCCGCTGATCCAGATGTCGGGCGGCAGCTATACCGATGTGAACACGGACGGCGCAATTGGTGCGCTCGAATTGTGGAAGAAGATCATCGACAATGGTTGGGCTTCCAAGGACGTGCTGAGCCTGGGCCAGTGGGATTCCACCGGCACCTTCAATTCGGGCAATGCCGCCATGGCCATTTCCGGCCCATGGGAAGTGGACCGCATGGTCGAGGACGCCAAGTTCGATTGGGGCGTGGCACTGCTGCCGACCCTGACCGAGGGTGGTGATCGTTCCTCGGCCCTCGGCGGGTTCGATTGGGGCATCATGTCCACCACCAAGCATCCGGACGAAGCCTTCCGGGCGCTGGAATATTTCGCCAGCCAGGACAACCGGATCTTTGCCGAATTCGGCAGCATTCCGGCGCGCAGCGACATTCCGCTGCCGGCATCGGGCAATGCGCTCAAGGATGCGGCGCTCAAGGTGTTCCAGGAGCAGTTGAAATATGCCCAGCCGCGTGGTCCGCACCCGGAATGGCAGAAAATCTCCAAGGCCATCTATGACGCCATGCAGGCGGCCCTGACCGGCCAGATGTCGGCCAAGGATGCGCTCGATCAGGCTGAAGCCACGATCAAGGGCATTGTCGGCTGA
- a CDS encoding LysE family translocator, translating into MEPFTLLTFTIAYAIAVLVPGPGVAAVVARALGGGFKGAFPMVLGILAGDLVYFVFAVFGLAAVATWFGPVFTIIRWAGAAYLLYIAYKFWTARPGSEQMKPKNEDPWRTFLAGFSLTMGNPKTIVFYLAILPTVIPLDQMTPVAFAELTAIVVIVLLIIGCGYAWLASAAREMFKSSKALGRLNKTAGVMMATAAGLVVWQH; encoded by the coding sequence ATGGAACCCTTCACCCTCCTGACCTTCACCATCGCTTACGCCATCGCCGTGCTCGTGCCCGGTCCCGGCGTCGCGGCCGTTGTCGCCCGCGCCCTTGGCGGCGGGTTCAAGGGCGCCTTTCCCATGGTGTTGGGCATTCTGGCGGGTGATCTGGTCTATTTCGTCTTCGCAGTCTTCGGCCTGGCCGCCGTCGCCACCTGGTTCGGCCCGGTCTTCACCATCATCCGCTGGGCGGGCGCCGCCTATCTGCTCTACATCGCCTATAAATTCTGGACCGCTCGCCCCGGCTCCGAGCAGATGAAGCCCAAGAACGAAGATCCCTGGCGCACCTTCCTCGCCGGTTTCTCGCTCACCATGGGCAATCCCAAGACCATCGTCTTCTACCTGGCCATCCTGCCCACGGTGATCCCGCTCGACCAGATGACGCCAGTGGCCTTTGCCGAGCTGACCGCCATCGTGGTCATCGTGCTGCTGATCATCGGCTGCGGCTACGCCTGGCTCGCCTCCGCCGCCCGCGAAATGTTCAAGAGCAGCAAGGCCCTCGGTCGCCTCAATAAGACCGCCGGCGTGATGATGGCCACCGCCGCCGGCCTGGTCGTCTGGCAGCATTAG